In a single window of the Nocardiopsis composta genome:
- a CDS encoding ATP-binding cassette domain-containing protein, translated as MSTPVLELSGISKRFGAVQALSDVDLTIAPGEVVALLGDNGAGKSTLVKVIAGANPADSGTVRWEGREVTVSRPADAQRLGIATIYQDLALCDNLDIVGNLFLGVEKTRLGALDEVEMERTASELLDSLSVKIPSLRVPVASLSGGQRQIIAIARSLLGEPKVVMLDEPTAALGVAQTAQVLDLIERLRERGLGVVLISHNMADVRAVADRAVVLRLGRNAGDFPVQDTPYEEIVAAITGAADNPVARRQQRVATAQTGAE; from the coding sequence ATGAGCACACCCGTCCTGGAGCTGTCCGGGATTTCCAAGAGATTCGGCGCCGTACAGGCGCTCAGCGACGTCGACCTGACCATCGCGCCCGGCGAGGTCGTGGCCCTGCTCGGCGACAACGGCGCCGGCAAGTCGACGCTGGTCAAGGTGATCGCCGGGGCCAACCCGGCGGACAGCGGCACGGTCCGCTGGGAGGGCCGGGAGGTCACCGTCTCCCGCCCGGCCGATGCGCAGCGCCTCGGCATCGCCACCATCTACCAGGACCTCGCCCTCTGCGACAACCTCGACATCGTCGGCAACCTCTTCCTCGGCGTGGAGAAGACCCGCCTGGGCGCGCTGGACGAGGTCGAGATGGAGCGCACCGCCTCCGAGCTGCTCGACTCGCTGTCGGTGAAGATCCCCAGCCTGCGGGTGCCGGTCGCCTCCCTCTCCGGCGGCCAGCGCCAGATCATCGCCATCGCCCGCTCGCTGCTGGGCGAGCCCAAGGTGGTCATGCTGGACGAGCCCACCGCCGCGCTGGGCGTGGCGCAGACCGCGCAGGTGCTCGACCTCATCGAGCGGCTCCGCGAGCGCGGCCTGGGCGTCGTGCTGATCAGCCACAACATGGCCGACGTGCGGGCCGTTGCGGACCGCGCCGTGGTGCTGCGCCTCGGCCGCAACGCCGGGGACTTCCCGGTGCAGGACACCCCGTACGAGGAGATCGTGGCCGCCATCACCGGTGCGGCCGACAACCCGGTGGCGCGGCGCCAGCAGCGCGTCGCGACGGCACAGACGGGAGCCGAATGA
- a CDS encoding ABC transporter substrate-binding protein, translating into MLRGAAAGAAAVLALLATGCGATTTGGGTGDGETHSVDEGFSVGLLLPESKTARYDKFDKPYFEEALAERCEKCDLLYQNADQQTSKQQSQAEAMLTDGVDVLVLDAVDSEAAAGIVKNAQSQGVPVVAYDRLAEGGVDYYVSFDNKEVGRVQGRALLEALDKEKAGDDAEIVMINGAPTDPNAGDFKAGAHEVLDGQVEIGQEFDTPDWSPDRAQTQMEQAITSIGADDIAGVYSANDGMAAGIVAALKSAGVDDLPPITGQDAELAGIQRVIAGEQYMTVYKSIRPEAEIAADMAVAAATGEEYDGGEHSISKVEDGSGEEVSAVLLEPVSVTADQVEETVVSDGFYTVEEICTKDYADTDFCTEMSES; encoded by the coding sequence ATGCTGCGCGGCGCCGCTGCGGGGGCGGCCGCCGTGCTGGCGCTGCTCGCCACCGGGTGCGGCGCCACCACGACCGGCGGCGGGACCGGCGACGGCGAGACCCACAGCGTGGACGAGGGCTTCAGCGTCGGCCTGCTGCTCCCCGAGTCCAAGACCGCCCGCTACGACAAGTTCGACAAGCCGTACTTCGAAGAGGCCCTGGCCGAGCGGTGCGAGAAGTGCGACCTGCTCTACCAGAACGCCGACCAGCAGACCTCCAAGCAGCAGTCCCAGGCCGAGGCGATGCTCACCGACGGCGTGGACGTGCTGGTGCTGGACGCCGTCGACTCCGAGGCCGCGGCCGGCATCGTGAAGAACGCGCAGAGCCAGGGCGTTCCGGTGGTGGCCTACGACCGGCTCGCCGAGGGCGGCGTGGACTACTACGTCTCCTTCGACAACAAGGAGGTCGGCCGGGTCCAGGGCCGCGCCCTGCTGGAGGCCCTGGACAAGGAGAAGGCCGGCGACGACGCCGAGATCGTGATGATCAACGGCGCCCCCACCGACCCCAACGCCGGCGACTTCAAGGCCGGCGCGCACGAGGTGCTCGACGGCCAGGTCGAGATCGGCCAGGAGTTCGACACCCCGGACTGGTCGCCGGACCGCGCCCAGACCCAGATGGAGCAGGCGATCACCTCCATCGGCGCCGACGACATCGCCGGCGTCTACTCGGCCAACGACGGCATGGCGGCCGGCATCGTCGCCGCGCTGAAGAGCGCCGGAGTCGACGACCTGCCCCCGATCACCGGCCAGGACGCCGAACTCGCCGGCATCCAGCGGGTCATCGCGGGCGAGCAGTACATGACCGTCTACAAGTCCATCCGCCCGGAGGCCGAGATCGCCGCCGACATGGCGGTCGCCGCGGCCACCGGCGAGGAGTACGACGGCGGCGAGCACAGCATCAGCAAGGTCGAGGACGGCAGCGGCGAGGAGGTCTCCGCGGTCCTGCTGGAGCCGGTCTCGGTCACCGCCGACCAGGTCGAGGAGACGGTGGTCTCGGACGGCTTCTACACCGTCGAGGAGATCTGCACCAAGGACTACGCCGACACCGACTTCTGCACGGAGATGTCCGAGTCCTAG
- a CDS encoding ROK family transcriptional regulator: MTDVEVTPGSQAALREANRRRVVEALREAGTLTQAEIARTTGLSAASVSNIVRDLRTAGTVSVRGTSSNGRRARAVTLRRASGAVAAVDFGNSRITVAVGDTDGRTLVRESIPYDVAADPAKGVRRAVWLLETVLAGARLDLSSVLGVCAAVPGPVDVRTGEVGAITSMPAWAGARPAELLGARLGVPVQAENDANLAAQAEAAEGAGRGVQHLVYVRLSKGVGAGIMVEGRLFRGAGGTAGEIGHIGLDERGQVCRCGNRGCLETLVGAPYLMDMVPTQGAPGAPRDLDGLIGAAEQGDPGARRILSEAGSALGRGVAVLVNAFNPEMVLVGGELAGAGERLMEPCRRSLELGALGSALRDLRIEPGALGENAVIRGALRAAAAAVPAV, from the coding sequence GTGACCGACGTCGAGGTGACACCGGGCTCCCAGGCCGCGCTCCGGGAGGCCAACCGGCGGCGCGTGGTGGAGGCGCTGCGCGAGGCCGGCACGCTGACCCAGGCGGAGATCGCGCGGACCACCGGGCTCTCCGCGGCAAGCGTCTCCAACATCGTGCGCGACCTGCGCACCGCGGGCACCGTCTCGGTCCGGGGCACCTCCTCCAACGGGCGCCGCGCCCGCGCGGTCACGCTGCGCCGCGCCTCCGGCGCGGTGGCCGCGGTCGACTTCGGCAACTCCCGGATCACCGTGGCGGTCGGCGACACCGACGGCCGGACGCTGGTCCGCGAGTCCATCCCCTACGACGTGGCCGCCGACCCGGCCAAGGGGGTGCGCCGCGCGGTCTGGCTGCTGGAGACGGTGCTGGCCGGAGCCCGCCTGGACCTCTCCTCGGTGCTGGGGGTGTGCGCGGCCGTTCCGGGGCCGGTGGACGTCCGCACCGGCGAGGTCGGCGCGATCACCTCCATGCCGGCCTGGGCCGGGGCCCGCCCGGCCGAGCTGCTCGGCGCCCGGCTGGGTGTGCCGGTGCAGGCGGAGAACGACGCCAACCTCGCCGCGCAGGCGGAGGCGGCCGAGGGCGCCGGCCGGGGCGTGCAGCACCTGGTCTACGTGCGACTCTCCAAGGGGGTCGGCGCGGGGATCATGGTGGAGGGCCGGCTGTTCCGCGGCGCGGGCGGCACCGCCGGGGAGATCGGGCACATCGGCCTGGACGAGCGCGGCCAGGTGTGCCGCTGCGGCAACCGGGGCTGCCTGGAGACGCTGGTCGGCGCCCCCTACCTGATGGACATGGTGCCGACGCAGGGCGCCCCGGGGGCGCCGCGCGACCTGGACGGGCTGATCGGGGCGGCGGAGCAGGGCGACCCGGGCGCCCGGCGGATCCTCTCCGAGGCGGGGTCCGCACTGGGCCGCGGGGTGGCGGTGCTGGTGAACGCGTTCAACCCGGAGATGGTGCTGGTCGGCGGGGAGCTCGCGGGGGCGGGGGAGCGGCTGATGGAGCCGTGCCGGCGCTCGCTGGAGCTGGGCGCACTCGGCAGCGCCCTGCGCGACCTGCGGATCGAGCCGGGTGCGCTGGGCGAGAACGCGGTGATCCGCGGCGCGCTCCGCGCCGCCGCGGCGGCGGTGCCGGCGGTTTAG
- a CDS encoding serine/threonine-protein kinase has translation MGDEETGTEQQTVGDYRLVRRLGRGGFGEVFLGEAPDGHRAAVKLLHATWAGDADMRRRFAAEVEQARKVSGFCIAAILGADPEAERPWIATEYIDGPTLQDAVTENGPRGGTDLHRLAVSTATALAAIHGAGVVHRDLKPENILLAADGPRVIDFGIARAVETTSVTASGVVGTVGYMAPEQLEGLRLTPAVDVFAWGAVMAFAATGREAFAAPTQVARITRILSGAPDTDGLTEPLLPIVLACLEKDPARRPTARGLLDLLLDAPAAGGPAALPAPADGGADAEVSPDGATRVQGAVDPTRVAPADAPGTRQYTELAPGEAGAPATRQYTRLAGEEHAASALAPGAPPAAPPTPPPQGPYPSGAVYLSPPPYVPPGPGTPPPYTPVPSGAPSGGVPDYTPVPPGETPPYWFAGVKYTEPGALAEAMQRDWGHAVRVFGDDGARDALGTWLITDARDTAVDRSLFRRRPDDANIALAWFIAQLRPDLPPVFRGRDASLAGLREQFADAQALFTGAPPANDLLLVARPEVLRAMALHHGPDAEDRRRLLHDLEEAEQAAVEFQQRLRTATSRLSGPPIDSARILAHLLHPEQVAGPPPQGDAEATELQALLWAPVEQARGARRAGMAAVLRSMSGLVATVAKERAEWRGALSRAQAEQGTAAEEWEREARLYTLHRRLKVPVWVLVVALVVAAGIGGAAGSVAGWMGTVFLLWVGARIAAMGVTGSMGPRNGYPSAVQAAQARHQQAEAHVVRLRQGVEAMEADLRALRALPPAP, from the coding sequence ATGGGCGACGAGGAGACCGGGACGGAGCAGCAGACCGTCGGCGACTACCGGCTGGTCCGAAGGCTCGGCAGGGGCGGGTTCGGCGAGGTCTTCCTCGGTGAGGCGCCCGACGGGCACCGGGCGGCCGTCAAGCTGCTCCACGCCACCTGGGCCGGGGATGCGGACATGCGGCGCCGGTTCGCCGCCGAGGTGGAGCAGGCCCGCAAGGTCAGCGGGTTCTGCATCGCGGCGATCCTCGGCGCCGACCCGGAGGCCGAGCGGCCGTGGATCGCCACCGAGTACATCGACGGCCCCACCCTGCAGGACGCCGTCACCGAGAACGGTCCGCGCGGCGGGACCGACCTGCACCGGCTGGCGGTGTCCACGGCCACCGCGCTGGCCGCGATCCACGGCGCCGGGGTGGTCCACCGCGACCTCAAGCCGGAGAACATCCTGCTCGCCGCGGACGGCCCCCGGGTGATCGACTTCGGCATCGCCCGCGCCGTGGAGACCACCTCGGTCACCGCCAGCGGGGTGGTGGGCACCGTCGGCTACATGGCGCCCGAGCAGCTGGAAGGGCTGCGCCTCACCCCGGCGGTGGACGTCTTCGCCTGGGGCGCGGTGATGGCGTTCGCCGCCACCGGCCGGGAGGCGTTCGCCGCCCCGACCCAGGTGGCCCGGATCACCCGGATCCTCTCCGGCGCCCCCGACACCGACGGCCTCACCGAGCCGCTGCTCCCGATCGTGCTGGCCTGCCTGGAGAAGGACCCGGCGCGGCGGCCGACCGCGCGCGGCCTGCTCGACCTGCTACTGGACGCCCCCGCCGCGGGCGGCCCGGCCGCCCTGCCGGCGCCCGCCGACGGCGGAGCGGACGCCGAGGTCTCCCCGGACGGGGCGACCCGGGTCCAGGGGGCGGTCGACCCCACCCGGGTGGCGCCCGCCGATGCCCCGGGCACCCGCCAGTACACCGAGCTCGCGCCGGGGGAGGCCGGGGCGCCGGCCACCCGGCAGTACACCCGGCTCGCCGGGGAGGAGCACGCGGCCTCCGCGCTCGCCCCCGGGGCTCCGCCCGCCGCGCCGCCGACCCCGCCGCCCCAGGGCCCGTACCCGTCCGGAGCGGTGTACCTCTCGCCCCCGCCCTACGTTCCACCGGGGCCGGGGACCCCGCCGCCCTACACCCCGGTCCCCTCCGGGGCGCCCTCCGGAGGCGTGCCCGACTACACCCCCGTGCCGCCGGGGGAGACCCCGCCGTACTGGTTCGCCGGGGTCAAGTACACCGAACCCGGCGCGCTGGCCGAGGCGATGCAGCGCGACTGGGGACATGCGGTCCGGGTGTTCGGCGACGACGGCGCGCGCGACGCGCTCGGCACCTGGCTGATCACCGACGCCCGGGACACCGCGGTGGACCGCTCGCTGTTCCGGCGCCGCCCCGACGACGCCAACATCGCGCTGGCCTGGTTCATCGCCCAGCTCCGCCCGGACCTGCCGCCGGTGTTCCGCGGCCGGGACGCCTCGCTCGCCGGGCTCCGCGAGCAGTTCGCCGACGCGCAGGCGCTGTTCACCGGCGCCCCGCCCGCCAACGACCTGCTGCTGGTGGCCCGCCCCGAGGTGCTGCGCGCGATGGCGCTGCACCACGGCCCGGACGCCGAGGACCGCCGCCGCCTCCTGCACGACCTGGAGGAGGCCGAGCAGGCGGCGGTCGAGTTCCAGCAGCGGCTGCGCACCGCCACCTCCCGGCTGAGCGGGCCGCCGATCGACTCGGCCCGCATCCTGGCGCACCTGCTCCACCCCGAGCAGGTCGCGGGCCCGCCGCCGCAGGGCGACGCGGAGGCGACCGAGCTGCAGGCGCTGCTGTGGGCCCCGGTGGAGCAGGCCCGCGGCGCGCGGCGGGCCGGCATGGCCGCCGTGCTCCGGTCGATGTCGGGCCTGGTGGCCACGGTGGCCAAGGAGCGGGCCGAGTGGCGCGGTGCGCTCAGCCGGGCCCAGGCCGAGCAGGGAACGGCCGCAGAGGAGTGGGAGCGCGAGGCGCGGCTGTACACCCTGCACCGGCGGCTCAAGGTCCCGGTCTGGGTGCTGGTCGTCGCGCTGGTCGTGGCGGCCGGCATCGGCGGCGCCGCCGGGTCGGTCGCCGGGTGGATGGGCACGGTCTTCCTGCTCTGGGTCGGCGCCCGGATCGCCGCGATGGGGGTCACCGGCTCGATGGGGCCGCGCAACGGCTACCCGAGCGCGGTGCAGGCCGCCCAGGCCCGCCACCAGCAGGCCGAGGCGCACGTCGTCCGGTTGCGGCAGGGCGTGGAGGCGATGGAGGCCGACCTGCGCGCACTGCGGGCCCTGCCGCCGGCCCCGTGA